The window AAGCTGGAATACTTTTAACCCATTTACAAGGGCGCTTAAAAGAAAAAAATCAATGTTTTCCCCTGGATCCTCCGTTTTCTTCTGAAGCTACCTTAGGAGGGATTGTAGCTACGAATTCCAACGGGCCCGGCCGGTTTTTCCACGGTTCTGTACGGGACCTGGTGGTTGGGATTCGGGTTGTTCATCCAGGTGGTGTTATCGCCCGGGCCGGTGGAAAAGTCGTCAAAAACGTCTCTGGTTATGATATGAATAAGCTTTATACAGGATCTTTAGGGACTTTAGGGATTATTACCGAGCTGAGTCTTAAACTCAGACCTCTTCCCGAGGTGAGTAAAACCCTTCTCCTCCGATTTTCTTCTCTATCTGAAGCAGCCCGGTTGGTTCTTCAAATCTCAACCTCTGAACTGTTACCCACAGCATTGGAAATCCTGGACTCCAAGGCCTGGCAAAGAATGAATCGTACTGATCCTTCGATCAATCCGGGACAGGTCGGTAGCCTTTCATTGGAGACGGATCCTGGTGTTGCTGCTTCAGGGGTTACTTTTGCCGCTAAGTTAGAAGGATTGTCTGAGAACGTAGAACGGCAGATTATCCAAATTCGGGAGTGGGGACAACAAAAGGGGGCCACGGGAGCCGAAGTCCTGGATGGAGATCTCCATGGTAAATTCTGGGAGAAGATTCAAAATCATCCCCAAACCTTTTCGGCAGACGCTTCCAATACCCTTTGTTGCAAGGCAAGCCTTCCGGCTTCAAAGGTGGAAGATTTTTTCCAAGCGGTGAAGAAAATAGGAAATAGCCAAAACCTTGACCCGGTAATGTTCTCCCATGCCGGGAGTGGAATCGTTTATATTTATCTTGGGTTGGAGGCTGTTCCCACCGGAGTAGATAGAATATCTATTTTCTCGTATCTTATTAAAGAAATACGCAACCTGTCTATTCAATTCGAAGGGAGTCTGGTAGTTGAAGCGGCTCCCACCGATCTTAAAAAGAAAGTGGACGTCTGGGGCCCTGTCGGGGATAGTTGGAAGATCATGAAATTGTTAAAAGAACAGTTTGATCCTCATGGGATTTTAAATCCAGGGCGATTTATAGAGGGGATATAAGTTGCGGAATTATAATTATAAAGGTACGATGAGATTTAGATAGGGATTATAATTCTGCATCTGCCATTCAGAAGAGATTATGCCTATTGAAGATCTTTTAAAAAATGTAGTAGGGGTGACCGGCCGGTCACCCGTACTCTTCCAAGAAGATTCCATTCATGAAGAGATTATAAAGTGTGTAGGATGCGGCCTCTGTCTCCCTTATTGCCCGACCTACCGGGAGATTGGGACCGAGATGGCTTCGCCGAGGGGTCGTATCGCTTTAGCCAAAGAGTATTTTGATGGAAAACTGAAAATCACCCCCCGGTTTGCAGAACATCTTTATCTTTGTCTGGAATGTCTGGCCTGCGAGACGGCCTGTCCTTCCGGTGTCAGGTTCCATCGGATCATGGAACCTGCCCGGGAAGCCATTGAAAAAAATTTAGAGCGACCCTTCTGGGACCGAACAGTTCGGGATATGGTCTTTAAACATATTTTTCCTTACCCTAAAAGGCTTCAATTACTCGCCGGGTTTTTGAGGTTATATCAGGTTTCGGGTCTTCAGTGGCTTGTCCGTAAAACCGGGCTACTCCGTTCTATCTCAGAATCTCTGGAAGAAACAGAACAGATGCTGCCTCCCATTCAACCCAAAGCCTTACGGGAGTCTTTAAAAGAGGTCACCCCCCCCCTGGGAGGTAAAAAACAATATCGGGTTGGATTTTTATCCGGGTGTGTGATGAATCTGGTATTCACCCCCATTAATCTGGCGACGGTCCGTGTACTCGCCCGAAATGGTTGTGAGGTTATTACGCCCCGCTTTCAAAAATGCTGTGGGGCCCTTCACCTGCACAACGGTGAAACCGATATAGCCAGACAAATGGCTCGATATAACATCGATATCTTCGAAAAACTTCAGTTAGATGTCCTTCTGGTAAATTCGGCAGGGTGCGGGTCGGCTTTAAAGGAGTACGGTGAACTTTTAAAGGACGATTCCCAATATGCCCAAAAAGCCTCTGCCTTCAGTCAAAAGGTAAAGGATATTTCGGAATTTTTAGTCGAAATAGACTTCATTAAACCTCAAGGGGCAGTCTACCGAAAGGTTACCTATGATGACCCCTGTCACTTAATCCACGGTCAGGGTATTAAATTCCAACCCCGTGAGATTCTGAAATCTATTCCGGGTCTTGAGGTGGTAGAACTTAAGGAATCTGATTGGTGTTGTGGAAGTGCCGGTATCTATAATGTTACCCATCCGGAGCTTTCCATGAGATTACTGGACCGAAAGATGGCCCATGTAAAAGCTACCGGCGCCGATCTTCTAGCAACGGCTAATCCAGGCTGTATCCTGCAGTTACGTTGGGGAGCTAAGCGGGCCGGATTGAAACTGGATGTAGTCCATATTGTGGAACTTCTGGATCAGGCTTATTCCAAAGAATTGGGGTAATTTTCAGGGGACGATAAATGTAGAGATTCCCACCGGCATTATTAATCTCTCATTATTAATCTCTACTGATAACGAATAAATGGGCTCCATCCTCTTGCTTTCCGACATACTTAAGAATATAGATCCCTCCCACCTTATACTCCCTGCGTTCATAACCGATTCTCAATCCAGGAGCCAGAGCTCCTGGAGGACCCTCGATATTTTGAGCTGACAGGGATCTTCCGACCCAATGATCCACTCCCCAGGCTATCAAATTTAAGATGAGCAGGACGGCCAAAAAAATATCTTTATATCTTTTGATAAATTGAATGATTTGCATACCAGGGGCCATAATTTAGGTTTTTCTCACCTAACTCCCTATTCCCCTTCCCGACACGGGAAAGGAGCTGGGATTGCTCAGATCCCTAGTAGGGGTGACCGGCCGGTCACCCCTACCCTCCCAGGGCCACGCAGGACCTATAAGTCTGGGAAAGCTCGATCTGTAGAGTAAAACGTAGGGACAAACGGCCGGTTGCCCATACAGGGAGAATCGGAAAAGCGATTGGAACTGGCTTTTTTGCCTTTACTTTCTCACATTGTCTAACCCTCTTTCCGATCCCCTCAACAGATTACTTGAAAATCTTTTTTCTCAGAGGCCTCCAAAAGATGGGGGAATACGTAGCCCTGCAAGGGAAGGGGAGAACCCAGAGGTCTGACGACGACCGGCCCTCCCTTCCCGACGCGGGAAGAGGGACGGTAGGGGTGACCGGCCGGTCACCCGTGCTAAGGTCAATAAAAAAGATACCTTTCTAAGCTCCCCTCTCCATTCTCCCCCCGTCGATAGGGGTTAGGGAGAGAAGGGAGGGGTTGCCTGCTTGAAAGCCCGTAGGGTCGCCCTCATAGGCATCAAGCCAAGAATTTAAGGCTTTTCCCTTTCTTAGCTTGATACCTATAAGGCGATCCCTATCCTTTAAACTCTCTTTCAATACCGATCTGGTATTATCTCTCGGTGCGGTTGGCTGAGAAGCTTACTCTTCCCAACTGCTTCCTACCTTCCTCGACCTTCCTTAAGGGTCGGGATAAGGTTTTGCGGATTTAAAAATGGGATCAATCGAGCTCCAGTGGGGCGCCATGTTAAACAGGACGCCCCTGGAGATATTGAAGAGCTCACAGCAGTACTTTACTCATGTAATTACAAATCAGGCTTAGCTCTTTAGATGAAAACAGACCAGTTTGAGCTCGGTCATTTCTTCGACGGCGTATCTAGGTCCTTCTTTACCGAACCCACTTTCTTTAAGGCCTCCATAGGGCATCAAGTCGGCACGCCACTGGGGTCCCCAGTTGATCATCAAATTACCGGACTGAACCTCCCGGGCAAACTTCATAGCCCACTCCAGATTTTCGGTGAAAATTCCTGCCGATAAGCCGTAAATAGAGTCGTTGGCCATTGCAATCGCCTCGTCAATATCTTCGAACTTATTGACCACAACGGCCGGTCCAAAAATTTCATCACTATAAACTTTCATATCCGGCTTCGCATCGGCTACCACAGTTGGTGCATAGATGGCACCACTCCGTTTTCCACCGGTGATGAGACGGGCCCCTCCTTCGATAGCCTCATTGATCCATTTCTCAACCCGGATGGCATCTTGCTCCCGGACCATAGGGCCGACCTTTGTAGTTTCTTTTAATTGATCTCCGGTGGTTAAGGCTTCAACTTGAGGCTTGAGAACCTCCAAAAAATCTCCATAGACCTTCTTACTGGTTAGAACCCGTTGCGTCGAAATACAGACCTGCCCGGCATTGGAATAGCCGGTAGCTACCACTGCCGCTGCAACCCTTTCCAGATCTGCATCGGGCATAATGATGACCGGAGAGTTACTGCCCAGTTCCATGGTTACCTTTTTGATTCCGGCCATATGACAGATCCGTTCCCCTACGTCACGGCTTCCGGTAAAGGTGATTTTACGAACCCTGCGATCTGCGCAGAGGGTATCCCCGATTTCTCCTCCAGGTCCTGTGAGACAAGCAATGCCTTCTTCAGGAATTCCGGCTTCCAGCAAGAGTTCTGTCAGTTTAAGGGCCGATAACGGGGTATCGGTAGCCGGTTTGATAACCACGGCATTACCCGCCGCCAACGCCGGACCCACTTTATGGCAAACCAGATTTAAGGGAAAGTTAAAGGGGGTAATGGCAGCTACCACCCCACAGGGAACCCGAAGTGTGAAAGCCAGTTTTCCGGCCCCACCTGGCGCTCCATCTATGGGAACCGTCTCCCCATGGATCCGCTTGGCTTCCTCAGCCGAAAGTGTTAGTGTCTGGACCGCCCGACTCACCTCAAAACGGGCTTCACCGATAATCTTTCCTTCCTCTTTACTGATTACCTGGGCAAACTCTTCCGCTCTGGCCTCAAGCATATCAGCAGCCTTACGAAGGATACGATAACGGTCATATCCAGGCATGCGGGCCATTACCTTAGCCCCCTGAACCGCTGTCTGAAGAGCTTTGTCTACATCCGTATGGTCCCCTTTGGGAACCGTATCTATGAGGGAATTATCATAGGGATTGCGTACTTCAATCTTTTCAGATTTATCAATCCATTTACCTCCTATAAACATTTTCATAGAAACTCACCTCCATCAAAATAACCTCTATCAAAATAAACAATGCGATGAATTAAGTTGATAATTCAATTAATATGTGATAACGGTCTGTTGTCAATCGTTAATTACTAAATATTCCCGGTTAATGGGGGGGTGAGGTGGCGAAACGCCCGCGCTCCCGGGTAACAGAGTAGGGATAACCGGCCGGTTATCCCTACTTCATCCTAGAGGTTAGGGATGAGCCGGTATTGCGTTTTATCTTCAACTCCCGCCGTCTTAAACCCACGAATTCGTTCGGCACATTTGTTGCAATTACCACAATGAATCCACTCACCCGGGGAAACCGGTTGGGGATTATTGCAGGTTAACGTCAGTTCCAAAGGCAGTCCCAACTCCATTCCTATTTGGATAACCTGGGTTTTTGAAAGTTCACGGAAGGGAGTAAGAATCTCTATCTTTTTTCTTAATCCCATGCTCAACCAGGTAGATCCCAGCTTAAAAAACTCCGGAGTTGCGTCTGGAAAAGGGTTTCCTGCCAGTGAACCCAGAGCAATCGTTTGAATTCCTTCCAGGGTACAATAAATGGCCGTCTTGGAAAGTAAAACAATATTTCGACCTGTAATCTCAACGGCTGCATCGGGTGCATGATAGCCCGGAACGTTTTGGCCACTTAAGCTCCAATCTTTGGGGTTATAAACATCCGTCATGGGTAAGGAGAGCACTTTGGGACCCCGAACCCGATAACTATCCTCAGGAAACTGCCCCCGGATTACCTTTAAGATCTTTCTTAGCGCGATAAGCTCTGCTTCTTCCCAGGGATGACCCGCTTTAACAAAGACAAAGTAAACCTCATTTCCTTCTTTGGCAAGTTTGAAACCCAAAACCGTGCTATCGATCCCGCCGCTGGATAAAACTGCAATCTTCATTTTTATCAGTTACCCGCCCCACCCCTACCCTCCCCGCATGCGGGGAGGGAGCGAGAAAGGGGCAGGGAGGATCAACGGGCAGTGGACAGGTTAATTCTCTTCATTATAAGCAGCCAGAGAGCCAGGGGTTTCCCAGACCCGAACTTCAAACACCGGAAGTCCCTGGGTCTTGGCCTGGATAAAAATTTCTCGGGCAATAACTTCTGCGGTCGGATTATCCTCAAAGAGGTACACCGGCTCTCCCCGACCTTTGAATACTTCTACCAGAGGGTCTTTTTTGTTTAATAACATTTTATGATCAAGAGTCTCGTAGATCCAGGTTTTCATCGTTCTCTCAATATCATCAAAATCGTACACCATTCCCAGGGAATCCAGTTTATTGGAGCGCAGTTCTATTTCCACAAGCCCATTATGTCCATGTACCTGTGCACATTTACCCTTGTAATTGAGAAGTCGATGACCGTAGATAAAATGAATTTGTTGAACTACTCTATACATAATTCTGTGGAAGATAAGGGATAAAACGTATCTTTCCTCCTTTATACTTCAACCGGGGACGGTTAAGCTACCACATCCCTTTGACTAAAACGTCCGAACCCCCGCACCGGCATCTATAAGAATTGTACTCCCGGTCTTTCCTTTAGACTTAACCAGATGAACTACTTCTTCTGCGATTTCTTCGGGAGTCACTTCCTGTTTTAAGGGAAGTTTCTCCCGAATCTGCTGGATTTCTTCGGGA is drawn from Candidatus Limnocylindrales bacterium and contains these coding sequences:
- a CDS encoding FAD-binding oxidoreductase translates to MIFKQVAEIVGESNCLTEALQSYAVDGMVPKLVVFPENVEQVSALMKLADQERLVVIPRGSGTKMSLGNIPKQVDMVLVLKKLNKILEYEPDDLTATVEAGILLTHLQGRLKEKNQCFPLDPPFSSEATLGGIVATNSNGPGRFFHGSVRDLVVGIRVVHPGGVIARAGGKVVKNVSGYDMNKLYTGSLGTLGIITELSLKLRPLPEVSKTLLLRFSSLSEAARLVLQISTSELLPTALEILDSKAWQRMNRTDPSINPGQVGSLSLETDPGVAASGVTFAAKLEGLSENVERQIIQIREWGQQKGATGAEVLDGDLHGKFWEKIQNHPQTFSADASNTLCCKASLPASKVEDFFQAVKKIGNSQNLDPVMFSHAGSGIVYIYLGLEAVPTGVDRISIFSYLIKEIRNLSIQFEGSLVVEAAPTDLKKKVDVWGPVGDSWKIMKLLKEQFDPHGILNPGRFIEGI
- a CDS encoding (Fe-S)-binding protein; this encodes MPIEDLLKNVVGVTGRSPVLFQEDSIHEEIIKCVGCGLCLPYCPTYREIGTEMASPRGRIALAKEYFDGKLKITPRFAEHLYLCLECLACETACPSGVRFHRIMEPAREAIEKNLERPFWDRTVRDMVFKHIFPYPKRLQLLAGFLRLYQVSGLQWLVRKTGLLRSISESLEETEQMLPPIQPKALRESLKEVTPPLGGKKQYRVGFLSGCVMNLVFTPINLATVRVLARNGCEVITPRFQKCCGALHLHNGETDIARQMARYNIDIFEKLQLDVLLVNSAGCGSALKEYGELLKDDSQYAQKASAFSQKVKDISEFLVEIDFIKPQGAVYRKVTYDDPCHLIHGQGIKFQPREILKSIPGLEVVELKESDWCCGSAGIYNVTHPELSMRLLDRKMAHVKATGADLLATANPGCILQLRWGAKRAGLKLDVVHIVELLDQAYSKELG
- a CDS encoding aldehyde dehydrogenase family protein, which encodes MKMFIGGKWIDKSEKIEVRNPYDNSLIDTVPKGDHTDVDKALQTAVQGAKVMARMPGYDRYRILRKAADMLEARAEEFAQVISKEEGKIIGEARFEVSRAVQTLTLSAEEAKRIHGETVPIDGAPGGAGKLAFTLRVPCGVVAAITPFNFPLNLVCHKVGPALAAGNAVVIKPATDTPLSALKLTELLLEAGIPEEGIACLTGPGGEIGDTLCADRRVRKITFTGSRDVGERICHMAGIKKVTMELGSNSPVIIMPDADLERVAAAVVATGYSNAGQVCISTQRVLTSKKVYGDFLEVLKPQVEALTTGDQLKETTKVGPMVREQDAIRVEKWINEAIEGGARLITGGKRSGAIYAPTVVADAKPDMKVYSDEIFGPAVVVNKFEDIDEAIAMANDSIYGLSAGIFTENLEWAMKFAREVQSGNLMINWGPQWRADLMPYGGLKESGFGKEGPRYAVEEMTELKLVCFHLKS
- a CDS encoding 7-cyano-7-deazaguanine synthase — translated: MKIAVLSSGGIDSTVLGFKLAKEGNEVYFVFVKAGHPWEEAELIALRKILKVIRGQFPEDSYRVRGPKVLSLPMTDVYNPKDWSLSGQNVPGYHAPDAAVEITGRNIVLLSKTAIYCTLEGIQTIALGSLAGNPFPDATPEFFKLGSTWLSMGLRKKIEILTPFRELSKTQVIQIGMELGLPLELTLTCNNPQPVSPGEWIHCGNCNKCAERIRGFKTAGVEDKTQYRLIPNL
- a CDS encoding 6-carboxytetrahydropterin synthase, coding for MYRVVQQIHFIYGHRLLNYKGKCAQVHGHNGLVEIELRSNKLDSLGMVYDFDDIERTMKTWIYETLDHKMLLNKKDPLVEVFKGRGEPVYLFEDNPTAEVIAREIFIQAKTQGLPVFEVRVWETPGSLAAYNEEN